The DNA region ATTTTATGTAAAAACTGTGTATAACTATGAAGAAAATCTCTTTTTATCAGCTGGGAAAAGTTGTAAAGCAATATGATATATAGCGTAGGTGATGAAGAAGGCAGAAAGTACGTCTATGGAGTAATGTAAATGACCAAGTAAAACTATTATTCCAAAAAATACGGAAGAGATTATGCAAAATACCCTCAAACGGAAATTATCCCAAAAAATGAGAGCGCTCAAGAAGGGTAGACCTGTATGACCAGAGAAAAACAAGTCTCCACCAGAACTAAATATGTAAAAATCTAGGTTTTTGAAAAGATTGAAAGAATCCATGTCTATACGATCTGGAAATGGCCCTATGTGTGTCAGTGACATGAATACAGATCTAACTACTGTAAATAAAGCTATACTTTTTAGCCAGAAAGGTAGTTTTTTGGGATTTAAAGCACAGTATATACAAAGAATAACCCAGAATATGATAGGTGCGTAGATAAAAAGTTCGTCTACGTTTACTACTGGAATGTTTGATAGGATTATGTCGTTTACGAAATTGCTAGCTTTATTTGTTGCAAAAGTCCCAGCAGAAATATTAATCATCAAACTTCCAAATAGTAATAAGAAAGCTATGATTAATGAAGTGACATACTCCTTATCTCTGAAATGTGTCAGGTATTCTTGAACCAAAGTTCTTTTTTCCATATTGAAGTTTATTGTAACTCGGATGTCAGAAAATGTCACTACGGAAGCGAGGCTTCTGTAAAAATTTTGCTCTTTTGCTCATTTGTGCAATAATAGCACCACTATGAATATGGAAAATAAGAAACTTATTTATGTGCTTATTGGCTTGCCAGCAGTTATCCTCGCTTTCTTTATAGGTATCTATATCGGAGAAGGTCGCAATTCTCTTCCTTCTGGTTCAAATCCTGATATGGCCGAAATAGCTAGTTCAAATGAATTCGCTTCGTTTTGGAAAGTCTGGAAAATTCTTGATGAAAAGTATGTCACTGCCGGAAGTACTACCCCTCAGACAAAGATATACGGAGCTATTCAAGGTTTAGCATCCTCTTATGGTGATCCTTATACAGTCTTTTTTCCACCAGTGGAGTCACAGATGTTTAAAGATGATATAAAGGGTGATTTTGGTGGCGTTGGTATGGAGATTGGATTGAAAGACAAACAACTTTTGGTAGTTTCTCCTATAAAAGATAGTCCAGCAGAAAAAGCGGGTGTTAAGGTTGGTGATTTTATACTTTCTATAAACGGGACTTCTACGGTTGGTATGGGTACAGATCAAGCAGTCAAACTGATTCGTGGTCCAAAGGGTACAGAAGTAAGCATTTCATTTTTACCAACTGGTGCTTCAAAACCAATTACCAGAAAGATTGTTCGCGATACTATCAAAATTCCTACTATAGATACTAGTACAAAACCGGGTGGAATATCAGTTATCTCGCTCTATAGTTTTACTGCTCAATCTCCAGACTTATTCCGCAATGCGCTCAGGGAATTTATTGCTTCTGGCAATCACAAACTCATTTTGGATTTGAGACGTAACCCAGGTGGATATCTAGATGCAGCTTGGGATATGGCGTCATATTTTCTTCCAGCAGGGAAGGTTATAGTAACCGAAGATTTTGGAGGTAACAATCAGCCGAATGTCTTTAGAAGTAAGGGTTACAATGTATTTGGTGGTAAGAATTTCTCAATGTTGATACTTGTAGATAATGGCTCGGCTTCTGCCGCTGAGATCTTGGCTGGAGCCCTAAAGGAGCATGGTGTAGCCAAGTTGGTTGGTGTTAAAACCTTCGGTAAAGGTTCAGTACAAGAATTGGTAAATATTACCTCAGACACATCGCTGAAGGTCACCATTGCCCGTTGGCTCACTCCAAAAGGTCACAACCTATCACATGATGGCTTGGAGCCAGATTATAAGGTAGAAATCACTGAAAAGGACGCAGCCGCCAAGAAGGATAGTCAGATGGAGAAAGCTGTGCAATTATTACAAGCATTACCATAAAGATAAAATTATGAAAATCATTTTACTGAAAGATGTCGCCAAGTTAGGAAGGAGGTTTGATACCAAAGAAGTTAGTAGTGGTCACGCTTTGAATTTACTCATTCCACAGGGCTTAGCTATCGTAGCTACTCCTGAAGCGGTCAAAAAGAATGATGTAGAGCGGGCAAAGGCAGAAGGAGAGAGAAAAGTACATGCTGATTTATTGGTTAAAAATATAAAAGATTTGGATGGTGTAACCTTGACTATTGTTGGCAAGGCAAATGAAAAAGGTCACTTATTTGCAGGTATTCACAAAGAAGCTATTGTTGCAGAATTACAAAAGCAAACAGAACTTCAGATTGACCCTTCTTTTATTGAATTAGATCAGCCGTTGAAAACTGTTGGTGAACATATGATTAAAGTTAATGGGGGAGGCAAGTCCGTTACATTTAAAGTCGTCATCGCTTAGTCTTGGATTGTGAATATAAGTTTAGTAACAAAAAATGGAAGATAGACTTCCATTTTTTGTTTATAAGATTTTTGATGTATTAGATAACGTGGACAATCTTTTTTCTATCGATATCGTTGTTGAAACTAGTCTTGCGCTTTGAACCAAATTCAACCTTACCTTCTTTGAGAGCGAAGAGAGTATCGTCTTTGCCGATGCCTACATTTCTACCAGGAAGAACTGTAGTACCACGTTGGCGGACAATGATCTGTCCTGTGGTGATATGTTGGCCATGGTTAATCTTGACCCCAAGATGTTGTGGATTTGAATCGCGACCGTTTTTGGTTGTACCTGCTGCTTTCTTATGTGCCATATTAGTGTTTTATTTGAAATTGTTTAACTCGGTGAGTCTAACATAGAAAAGGCTTGTAATGCAAGGAAAGTAGGGAAGATGGGATTTAAATAATCAATAACCAAACACCAATAACCAAAAAGACCGTATTTACTTGATTATTGGATCTTGATTATTGATTATTCCCCTTAAACGGCTCTAAATAAGGGTATTTTGTATGTAAAATACGGCTCTGTTGAGCCATATTACGGTATTAAAGGTCTTGACATTGAGACCTGAAGGTGCTAAACTTGTAGTACAAGAGAGCCTAGTAGTCATCATTGATTATAAAGCTCCCTTTTTAATTTATGACTGAACTTACAACGGGTGTTTTGTTTCTTATGTCTTCATTGTATGGTTCCGGACAAGCAGACAATCACGTAGCAAATATTGCTACTGACCACGCTAATTCTGAACAGGAAGCAGTGATGACTACTTCAACAGAAGGACAGATCTTCACAACTACAGATCCAAAGGAAATGGAAAAGTATCTTCGCCAAGAATATGCTCTAAGTCCTATCCTAGTTGATATTGCCCGTTGCGAGTCTAACTTCAGACAGTTTGATAAGGACGGTAATGTCATTCGTGGAATAGTTGATAAGGCAGATATTGGAGTTATGCAAATTAACGAAAGATATCATGCCGAGACTGCAGTTAAACTTGGAATGGATATTCATACCATTCAAGGTAACATTGCTTACGCCAAGCATCTTTATGAGGAACAAGGTTTGAAACCTTGGTCAGCTTCAAAGAAGTGTTGGTCAGTAGGGAATGCTGTGGCTCTGAAGTAAAAATTAGAAATTCTATATACAAAAAATCCCCATCGTTATGGTGGGGATTTTTTGGTGGTAAATTATGTGATAAAATACGAATATGAAAATAGTATTAGGGTGTAGTATGAAATATCGAGATTTAGTCCGAGATACTATCTCAAAATTAGGAGCTCTTGGTTTAGAACCAATTTTTCCAAATATTGATTACAGTACGGATAATAAAGATGATGCTAATACTATTGAGGGAAATAAAAAGCTTGCCACAGAACATTATGACGCTATAAATAATGCAGATGTAGTTTATTTTATTACACCTAAGGGTTATATGGGGACGAGCTGTAAACTTGAGCTCGGGTATGCCCTAGCAAAAGGGAAGCCTATTTATTTTTCGGAGCCGACTAATGATATAAGTTTAGATTGTTATGTAATCAAATTTATTCCAGTTGAAAGTCTTGAACTTTTCTTGAAAATTTAGTTAATAAAAAAACTCTCAAGCTTAAAAAGTCTGGGAGTTTTTTATTGTATCTGGTTAATAGGGTAGACCTTATGAGTTGTTACGAATGTCGGCCCTCTCTGTAAACGAGAGGGCACTCGTTGTTTCCTAACTCGCGCTAATCGCGCTCCTAAGGAAACAATGTCGCACAATATATGTTTTACGCACTACCTATATAAAATAAAGACGGCTTGAAGCGCTGAATAGTCCCCTGCTGGTAATAAAAAAAGCGACCGGACGATAGATTGGTCGCTTAAATATTTATTGTAATCTTTTCTGTAAAAGTTTTTGAAAATAAATTTCACTCACCTGTTAACCTTGCTTACTCAAATTGTTCATTATTGGATTCCAGACAAAAGGAATAAAAAATGTGTTCCAGACGTACATTACTGGTCCACTTAGATAATGATCCCAGATACCTATGACAAAGGACTTCAGGAAGGCCCAATTGTCCACGAAGGTTGGAGAGCTGACTATAGAGCGGATGTTGAAGCCGAAGTAAGCCAATAGGATGAGTATAGCTAAGATGAGCAAAATCATTTTTATAAGTCCCCCGTTCGTCTTAATTTTTTTGGAAGTCATAATATTGAAATAATTTTAACATATTTTTATCTTACGGAAGCCTCGCTTCCGGAAAATTTTATAGATATGAAAGTGGGTTTAGGTAGGCTTTATAATCAGCCGTTGGAATGACAACTCCTCGGCAGTTTACACTATTATCAAAACGTTTGATTTGGACTCCTTCAGTAGCATAGACACCGAAATGTAAATGTGGTCCAGTGGAGTAACCGGTATTACCACTATAACCTAGCATATCTCCGGTACTGACTGTCTGCCCTTTTATTACATTTTGAAGTGAAAGGTGGGCGTATAGAGTGGAAAGTCCGTTGGCATGTTTTATCATTACCCATTTACCGTAAGAGTAACAACTTCGGACGATGTCTGTATCCCCTACACCGATTATTGTTCCAGAAAGAGCGGCTTTGACTGGTGTACCTATTGAGGCACGAAAATCTATTCCTGTATGACCGCGACCATTGTAAACTTGGGGGTTGGCTGTTGCGAAAGGAGTGTTGCCAAAATATTGAGTTACAGTGATTTTATCTAATGGCCAAGAAAGAACACCTGAACCCGTATGAGGGATAAGGTTTGGGTGTATCAGGAGGTTGAGTTGCGATTCGTAACTATTTATCTCTTGTTGAAAGGCTGCTTCTTGTGCTTTTTTTTGAGCTAAAATCTTTTTGTAATTGGCTTCTGATTGGCTGGTTTCCTTCAATAGAGCCGTCTGTTCAGCGGATGTAGAAAGGACCAGAGCACGCTGGTCACTGAGCTGATTGTTAAGTTTAACTAATTCAGCCTTGGCTTTTTCGCTAGCCTTTTTATTTGTCTCAAGATTGGCTTTGTCTTGACTGAGCTCTTTGATACGATCATATAGGCCTTGTTGCAAGATATTTAATTGCTCAAATGAATCTATAGTCTGCGAGACGGATCTACTACTCAAGATTAGTTCTGGTAAAGACTGGCTCCCCGATTCATTTATAGTAGAAAAAGTTTTGGCTATGATGCGCTGATTGTCACTGATATTACTTTCTTTGCCGGTAATCTGTGAACCAAGTCTTTGGATTTCATAATTTTTGGAAGCAATCTTATCTTGAGTTAAAGAAATGTTTTTTTCAAGTTTTTTGCGGGTTAATTCTAGGGTCTTTATCGTTGATACAAGAGAAACCGTTTGTGTTGAAAGAGCATCAATCTGTTTTTGATAGCTCGCAATCTCCTTTTCTAGGTTAGCTATATCAGCATTTCTCTGGTCAATCTTTGCTTGGATGTCGCTGGCAGTTTGGGCGTGGAGAGAAATGGTAGAGGTAAGAGGTAGGAGGTAAGAGATAAGAAATATAACAATAAGAAGTAAAGAGGTTTTATGGAATTTAATCATATTTTTTACTGATGGGTGAATCTTAACTCTTACCTCTTATCTCTTACCTCTCTGCCCCCTAACCCAACTTCATTATCGCCCCATCAATCCTCTTCAAAGTCTCCTCTTTACCCAGAATAAATGCCGAGGTAAAAGGATCTGGTGACTTTTCTTGTCCTGTCAAAGCTACACGTAATGGCCAAAGAACATCACCTTTGCCTTTTTCTTCCGCATATCCCCAAAGGGCATTTTTGATGTTTTCAACCGTGAAGTTATTAGGTTTGACCTCGTCAATTAATTCTCGAACCTTGGTCAAATGTTTACCCGCCTCTTCCCTGCTAGGATTCTTTTTCCAAAGAAGCATGTCAGTTTTGTAATCAGAAATTTCTTTTATGAAATTTAATTCACCTCCAAGTTCAAAAAGTTTACTGATCTCGCCAAGAACGGAGATTTTCTCACGCAAGATTGGTTGCAACTTTCCGGCTAGATCCGACTTAGCCGAAA from Candidatus Paceibacterota bacterium includes:
- a CDS encoding S41 family peptidase encodes the protein MNMENKKLIYVLIGLPAVILAFFIGIYIGEGRNSLPSGSNPDMAEIASSNEFASFWKVWKILDEKYVTAGSTTPQTKIYGAIQGLASSYGDPYTVFFPPVESQMFKDDIKGDFGGVGMEIGLKDKQLLVVSPIKDSPAEKAGVKVGDFILSINGTSTVGMGTDQAVKLIRGPKGTEVSISFLPTGASKPITRKIVRDTIKIPTIDTSTKPGGISVISLYSFTAQSPDLFRNALREFIASGNHKLILDLRRNPGGYLDAAWDMASYFLPAGKVIVTEDFGGNNQPNVFRSKGYNVFGGKNFSMLILVDNGSASAAEILAGALKEHGVAKLVGVKTFGKGSVQELVNITSDTSLKVTIARWLTPKGHNLSHDGLEPDYKVEITEKDAAAKKDSQMEKAVQLLQALP
- the rpmA gene encoding 50S ribosomal protein L27 → MAHKKAAGTTKNGRDSNPQHLGVKINHGQHITTGQIIVRQRGTTVLPGRNVGIGKDDTLFALKEGKVEFGSKRKTSFNNDIDRKKIVHVI
- the rplI gene encoding 50S ribosomal protein L9, which produces MKIILLKDVAKLGRRFDTKEVSSGHALNLLIPQGLAIVATPEAVKKNDVERAKAEGERKVHADLLVKNIKDLDGVTLTIVGKANEKGHLFAGIHKEAIVAELQKQTELQIDPSFIELDQPLKTVGEHMIKVNGGGKSVTFKVVIA
- a CDS encoding nucleoside 2-deoxyribosyltransferase is translated as MKIVLGCSMKYRDLVRDTISKLGALGLEPIFPNIDYSTDNKDDANTIEGNKKLATEHYDAINNADVVYFITPKGYMGTSCKLELGYALAKGKPIYFSEPTNDISLDCYVIKFIPVESLELFLKI
- a CDS encoding phosphatase PAP2-related protein, which gives rise to MEKRTLVQEYLTHFRDKEYVTSLIIAFLLLFGSLMINISAGTFATNKASNFVNDIILSNIPVVNVDELFIYAPIIFWVILCIYCALNPKKLPFWLKSIALFTVVRSVFMSLTHIGPFPDRIDMDSFNLFKNLDFYIFSSGGDLFFSGHTGLPFLSALIFWDNFRLRVFCIISSVFFGIIVLLGHLHYSIDVLSAFFITYAIYHIALQLFPADKKRFSS
- a CDS encoding peptidoglycan DD-metalloendopeptidase family protein; translated protein: MIKFHKTSLLLIVIFLISYLLPLTSTISLHAQTASDIQAKIDQRNADIANLEKEIASYQKQIDALSTQTVSLVSTIKTLELTRKKLEKNISLTQDKIASKNYEIQRLGSQITGKESNISDNQRIIAKTFSTINESGSQSLPELILSSRSVSQTIDSFEQLNILQQGLYDRIKELSQDKANLETNKKASEKAKAELVKLNNQLSDQRALVLSTSAEQTALLKETSQSEANYKKILAQKKAQEAAFQQEINSYESQLNLLIHPNLIPHTGSGVLSWPLDKITVTQYFGNTPFATANPQVYNGRGHTGIDFRASIGTPVKAALSGTIIGVGDTDIVRSCYSYGKWVMIKHANGLSTLYAHLSLQNVIKGQTVSTGDMLGYSGNTGYSTGPHLHFGVYATEGVQIKRFDNSVNCRGVVIPTADYKAYLNPLSYL